In Phycodurus eques isolate BA_2022a chromosome 23, UOR_Pequ_1.1, whole genome shotgun sequence, a genomic segment contains:
- the LOC133397624 gene encoding phosphofurin acidic cluster sorting protein 1-like isoform X2, protein MERGSGGLPQPSKPVSISSNRPVHMNLFATWEVDRSSPSCVPRLFSLTLKKLVLLKELDKDLTSVVVAVKLQGSKRILRSNEIVLSSSGLTETDLQVTFSLQYPHFLKRDANKLQIMLQRRKRYKNRTILGYKTLALGLINMAEVMQHPSEGAQVLGLHSQLKDASLPVAEMRVYSLSSQPIDHEGPKAKMSDRSPDIDNYSEEEEESYSSEQEGSDDPVHGQYLYDEDEEVRKKKPRRKLASNAAITRQPNIKQKFVALLKRFKVTDEVGFGLEHVSREQIQEVEEDLDELYDSLEIYNPSDSGPDVEETDSIMSTPKPKLRPFFEGMSQSSSQTEIGSLNSKGSLGRDALSPGEPPPADKMKTSRSRILDEALSESETLEGADQELLADAAPCITVSAAEKARTPMKTGKSESHTVPSPRLEGGHTPSRQKRSSSTPVKAKAPSERANSSDSERSPELGHGTPVLRKAMYDQLNHILLADSALPESLILVNGGDWQGQYVLEQLQVHKQPVVCTCSPAEIHAVLSAILTRIQKFCNCNASMPRAVKVAAVGGQSYLAAILQFFVTQLANKTSDWLNHMRFLVVPLGSHPVAKHLGALDNRYSSSFLDGAWRDVFSRSEAPPTDQLDVAGRIAQYIGGATLTHHLPIAEAMLTCKHRTREEDSYQKFIPFVGVVKVGVIESGPSLAGDAEEGVAVSLAVPSSSPPSHGSPAGMIKEAATPPSSPSMGNVAVQGSPGMSHGVDAIGLQVDYWLASLAEKRREGERRDAACKNTLKSAFRSLQVSRLPGGGAGGAGEPHGVQVSTMAMTVVTKEKNKKVATIFLGKKPKEREVDSKSQVIEGISRLICSAKQQQTILKVSVDGVEWNDVKFFQLAAQWPTHVKYLPVGLFGYAKPSS, encoded by the exons ATGGAGCGAGGCTCGGGGGGGCTGCCGCAGCCCTCCAAACCGGTCAGCATCTCGTCGAACCGCCCGGTCCACATGAACTTGTTCGCCACCTGGGAAGTGGACCGTTCCTCGCCCAGCTGCGTTCCCAG GCTCTTCAGTTTGACCCTGAAGAAGCTGGTCCTGCTCAAGGAGCTGGACAAAGACCTCACCTCGGTGGTCGTCGCCGTCAAACTGCAG GGTTCCAAGCGGATCCTTCGCTCCAACGAGATCGTTCTGTCGTCGAGCGGCCTGACGGAGACCGACCTTCAGGTCACCTTCTCTCTCCAG TACCCTCACTTCCTGAAGAGGGACGCCAACAAGCTTCAGATCATGCTGCAGCGCCGTAAGCGCTACAAGAACCGGACCATCCTGGGCTACAAGACGCTCGCCCTGGGCCTCATCAACATGGCCGAG GTTATGCAGCACCCGAGCGAGGGCGCTCAAGTTCTGGGGCTGCACAGCCAGCTGAAGGACGCTTCGCTGCCCGTGGCCGAGATGCGCGTCTACTCGCTGTCGAGCCAGCCCATCGACCACGAGGGACCCAAGGCCAAGATGTCGG ACCGATCCCCAGACATCGACAACTACtccgaggaggaagaggagagctACTCGTCTGAGCAGGAGGGCAGCGACGATCCCGTCCACGGACAA TACCTGTACGATGAAGATGAGGAAGTGAGGAAGAAGAAGCCCAGGCGGAAGCTGGCGTCCAATGCGGCCATCACCAGG CAGCCAAACATCAAGCAGAAGTTCGTGGCCTTGCTGAAGAGGTTCAAAGTCACCGACGAG GTGGGCTTCGGTCTGGAGCACGTGTCCAGAGAGCAGATccaggaggtggaggaggaccTGGACGAGCTCTACGATAGCCTGGAGATTTACAACCCCAGCGACAGCGGGCCGGACGTGGAGGAGACCGACAGCATCATGAGCACGCCCAAACCCAAACTCAG GCCCTTCTTTGAGGGGATGTCTCAGTCCAGCTCCCAGACGGAGATCGGGAGTCTGAACAGCAAAGGCAGTTTGGGCCGGGACGCTCTGAGTCCG GGGGAGCCGCCTCCCGCGGACAAGATGAAAACATCTCGCAGCCGCATTCTGGACGAGGCGCTGTCAGAGAGCGAGACGCTG GAAGGGGCGGATCAGGAGCTGCTCGCCGACGCCGCCCCCTGCATCACGGTGTCTGCGGCGGAGAAAGCGCGTACGCCCATGAAGACCGGCAAAAGTGAAAGCCACACGGTGCCGTCGCCCCG GTTGGAAGGAGGCCACACGCCCTCCAGGCAGAAGCGCAGCAGCAGCACGCCCGTCAAGGCCAAAGCGCCGAGCGAGCGTGCCAACAGTTCCGACTCGGAGAGGTCGCCCGAGCTGGGACACGGCACGCCG GTGCTGAGGAAGGCCATGTACGACCAGCTCAACCACATCCTGTTGGCTGACTCGGCCCTCCCGGAGAGCCTCATCCTGGTCAACGGCGGAGACTGGCAGGGGCAG tACGTGCTGGAGCAGCTGCAGGTGCACAAGCAGCCGGTGGTGTGCACGTGCTCGCCAGCAGAGATCCACGCCGTCCTGTCCGCCATCCTCACGCGCATCCAGAAGTT CTGCAACTGTAATGCGTCCATGCCGCGCGCGGTGAAGGTGGCGGCGGTGGGCGGGCAGAGTTACTTGGCCGCCATCTTGCAATTCTTCGTGACGCAGCTGGCCAACAAGACCTCGGACTGGCTCAACCACATGCGCTTCCTGGTGGTTCCTCTCG GCTCGCATCCCGTCGCCAAGCATCTGGGCGCGCTGGACAACCGCTACAGCTCCTCCTTCTTGGACGGAGCTTGGCGAGATGTCTTTAGCCGCTCCgaggcccctcccacag ACCAACTGGACGTGGCGGGAAGGATCGCCCAGTACATCGGCGGCGCCACGCTCACGCACCATCTTCCCATCGCCGAGGCCATGTTGACCTGCAAACACAGGAC GCGGGAGGAAGACTCCTACCAGAAGTTTATTCCCTTCGTCGGT GTGGTCAAGGTGGGCGTGATCGAGTCCGGACCCTCGCTGGCCG GCGACGCCGAGGAGGGCGTCGCCGTGAGCTTGGCCGTCCCCTCCTCGTCCCCTCCCTCCCACGGCTCCCCCGCAGGGATGATCAAGGAAGCGGCCACTCCCCCCTCGTCCCCCTCCATGGGAAACGTCGCCGTGCAGGG GAGTCCCGGCATGTCGCACGGCGTGGACGCCATCGGCCTACAGGTGGACTACTGGCTGGCGTCGCTGGCCGAGAAGAGGCGGGAAGGCGAGCGGCGCGACGCGGCGTGCAAGAACACGCTGAAGAGCGCCTTCCGCTCGCTGCAGGTCAGCAGGCTGCCGGGCGGGGGCGCCGGCGGGGCAGGCGAGCCTCACGGCGTTCAAGTCAGCACCATGGCCATGACGGTGGTGACCAAGGAGAAGAACAAAAAAG TGGCCACCATCTTCCTGGGAAAGAAGCCCAAAGAGAGAGAGGTGGACTCCAAGAGTCAGGTGATCGAAGGCATCAGTCGCCTCATCTGCTCGGCCAAGCAGCAGCAGACCATCCTAAAAG TGTCCGTCGATGGCGTCGAGTGGAACGACGTCAAGTTCTTCCAGCTGGCCGCCCAGTGGCCGACTCATGTCAAGTACCTTCCTGTCGGACTTTTCGGCTACGCCAAGCCCTCCTCCTAG
- the LOC133397624 gene encoding phosphofurin acidic cluster sorting protein 1-like isoform X1 encodes MTSDGVDSFHPGVCATRSSAQPLPVNPRDALPGRDVEIKLRDWLVAHRKWGALTGLMMVLVMMTMMIRLFSLTLKKLVLLKELDKDLTSVVVAVKLQGSKRILRSNEIVLSSSGLTETDLQVTFSLQYPHFLKRDANKLQIMLQRRKRYKNRTILGYKTLALGLINMAEVMQHPSEGAQVLGLHSQLKDASLPVAEMRVYSLSSQPIDHEGPKAKMSDRSPDIDNYSEEEEESYSSEQEGSDDPVHGQYLYDEDEEVRKKKPRRKLASNAAITRQPNIKQKFVALLKRFKVTDEVGFGLEHVSREQIQEVEEDLDELYDSLEIYNPSDSGPDVEETDSIMSTPKPKLRPFFEGMSQSSSQTEIGSLNSKGSLGRDALSPGEPPPADKMKTSRSRILDEALSESETLEGADQELLADAAPCITVSAAEKARTPMKTGKSESHTVPSPRLEGGHTPSRQKRSSSTPVKAKAPSERANSSDSERSPELGHGTPVLRKAMYDQLNHILLADSALPESLILVNGGDWQGQYVLEQLQVHKQPVVCTCSPAEIHAVLSAILTRIQKFCNCNASMPRAVKVAAVGGQSYLAAILQFFVTQLANKTSDWLNHMRFLVVPLGSHPVAKHLGALDNRYSSSFLDGAWRDVFSRSEAPPTDQLDVAGRIAQYIGGATLTHHLPIAEAMLTCKHRTREEDSYQKFIPFVGVVKVGVIESGPSLAGDAEEGVAVSLAVPSSSPPSHGSPAGMIKEAATPPSSPSMGNVAVQGSPGMSHGVDAIGLQVDYWLASLAEKRREGERRDAACKNTLKSAFRSLQVSRLPGGGAGGAGEPHGVQVSTMAMTVVTKEKNKKVATIFLGKKPKEREVDSKSQVIEGISRLICSAKQQQTILKVSVDGVEWNDVKFFQLAAQWPTHVKYLPVGLFGYAKPSS; translated from the exons ATGACATCAGATGGCGTCGACTCATTTCATCCTGGTGTGTGTGCAACACGCTCGT CAGCCCAACCACTTCCTGTCAACCCTCGTGATGCTCTTCCAGGACGAGATGTTGAAATAAAGTTGCGTGATTGGCTGGTCGCTCACAGGAAATGGGGAGCTCTTACTGGCCTTATGATGGTGCTggtgatgatgacaatgatgatAAG GCTCTTCAGTTTGACCCTGAAGAAGCTGGTCCTGCTCAAGGAGCTGGACAAAGACCTCACCTCGGTGGTCGTCGCCGTCAAACTGCAG GGTTCCAAGCGGATCCTTCGCTCCAACGAGATCGTTCTGTCGTCGAGCGGCCTGACGGAGACCGACCTTCAGGTCACCTTCTCTCTCCAG TACCCTCACTTCCTGAAGAGGGACGCCAACAAGCTTCAGATCATGCTGCAGCGCCGTAAGCGCTACAAGAACCGGACCATCCTGGGCTACAAGACGCTCGCCCTGGGCCTCATCAACATGGCCGAG GTTATGCAGCACCCGAGCGAGGGCGCTCAAGTTCTGGGGCTGCACAGCCAGCTGAAGGACGCTTCGCTGCCCGTGGCCGAGATGCGCGTCTACTCGCTGTCGAGCCAGCCCATCGACCACGAGGGACCCAAGGCCAAGATGTCGG ACCGATCCCCAGACATCGACAACTACtccgaggaggaagaggagagctACTCGTCTGAGCAGGAGGGCAGCGACGATCCCGTCCACGGACAA TACCTGTACGATGAAGATGAGGAAGTGAGGAAGAAGAAGCCCAGGCGGAAGCTGGCGTCCAATGCGGCCATCACCAGG CAGCCAAACATCAAGCAGAAGTTCGTGGCCTTGCTGAAGAGGTTCAAAGTCACCGACGAG GTGGGCTTCGGTCTGGAGCACGTGTCCAGAGAGCAGATccaggaggtggaggaggaccTGGACGAGCTCTACGATAGCCTGGAGATTTACAACCCCAGCGACAGCGGGCCGGACGTGGAGGAGACCGACAGCATCATGAGCACGCCCAAACCCAAACTCAG GCCCTTCTTTGAGGGGATGTCTCAGTCCAGCTCCCAGACGGAGATCGGGAGTCTGAACAGCAAAGGCAGTTTGGGCCGGGACGCTCTGAGTCCG GGGGAGCCGCCTCCCGCGGACAAGATGAAAACATCTCGCAGCCGCATTCTGGACGAGGCGCTGTCAGAGAGCGAGACGCTG GAAGGGGCGGATCAGGAGCTGCTCGCCGACGCCGCCCCCTGCATCACGGTGTCTGCGGCGGAGAAAGCGCGTACGCCCATGAAGACCGGCAAAAGTGAAAGCCACACGGTGCCGTCGCCCCG GTTGGAAGGAGGCCACACGCCCTCCAGGCAGAAGCGCAGCAGCAGCACGCCCGTCAAGGCCAAAGCGCCGAGCGAGCGTGCCAACAGTTCCGACTCGGAGAGGTCGCCCGAGCTGGGACACGGCACGCCG GTGCTGAGGAAGGCCATGTACGACCAGCTCAACCACATCCTGTTGGCTGACTCGGCCCTCCCGGAGAGCCTCATCCTGGTCAACGGCGGAGACTGGCAGGGGCAG tACGTGCTGGAGCAGCTGCAGGTGCACAAGCAGCCGGTGGTGTGCACGTGCTCGCCAGCAGAGATCCACGCCGTCCTGTCCGCCATCCTCACGCGCATCCAGAAGTT CTGCAACTGTAATGCGTCCATGCCGCGCGCGGTGAAGGTGGCGGCGGTGGGCGGGCAGAGTTACTTGGCCGCCATCTTGCAATTCTTCGTGACGCAGCTGGCCAACAAGACCTCGGACTGGCTCAACCACATGCGCTTCCTGGTGGTTCCTCTCG GCTCGCATCCCGTCGCCAAGCATCTGGGCGCGCTGGACAACCGCTACAGCTCCTCCTTCTTGGACGGAGCTTGGCGAGATGTCTTTAGCCGCTCCgaggcccctcccacag ACCAACTGGACGTGGCGGGAAGGATCGCCCAGTACATCGGCGGCGCCACGCTCACGCACCATCTTCCCATCGCCGAGGCCATGTTGACCTGCAAACACAGGAC GCGGGAGGAAGACTCCTACCAGAAGTTTATTCCCTTCGTCGGT GTGGTCAAGGTGGGCGTGATCGAGTCCGGACCCTCGCTGGCCG GCGACGCCGAGGAGGGCGTCGCCGTGAGCTTGGCCGTCCCCTCCTCGTCCCCTCCCTCCCACGGCTCCCCCGCAGGGATGATCAAGGAAGCGGCCACTCCCCCCTCGTCCCCCTCCATGGGAAACGTCGCCGTGCAGGG GAGTCCCGGCATGTCGCACGGCGTGGACGCCATCGGCCTACAGGTGGACTACTGGCTGGCGTCGCTGGCCGAGAAGAGGCGGGAAGGCGAGCGGCGCGACGCGGCGTGCAAGAACACGCTGAAGAGCGCCTTCCGCTCGCTGCAGGTCAGCAGGCTGCCGGGCGGGGGCGCCGGCGGGGCAGGCGAGCCTCACGGCGTTCAAGTCAGCACCATGGCCATGACGGTGGTGACCAAGGAGAAGAACAAAAAAG TGGCCACCATCTTCCTGGGAAAGAAGCCCAAAGAGAGAGAGGTGGACTCCAAGAGTCAGGTGATCGAAGGCATCAGTCGCCTCATCTGCTCGGCCAAGCAGCAGCAGACCATCCTAAAAG TGTCCGTCGATGGCGTCGAGTGGAACGACGTCAAGTTCTTCCAGCTGGCCGCCCAGTGGCCGACTCATGTCAAGTACCTTCCTGTCGGACTTTTCGGCTACGCCAAGCCCTCCTCCTAG
- the sf3b2 gene encoding splicing factor 3B subunit 2, whose translation MASDAPPGAEAHQSDLGSAIAALNSWSHPQLQAKLAELGAPVIGPREELIDRLKTYMIQTGILLVKPHDDNGVGPQMPPGMGGMLHGPMNMMPAGMHMPMEGPGLPPPGLSQDDQLKMAQQRAAMVMQQEEHDSRVMEDQDLLEQQNRAAMLLEQERHQDMVKMQQGPPGRAMAPVTAVQLALDPHGGLPPGIAMLAAQRHRLPPPPGEDNREAWQSDEISIGGPKIPQALEKILQLKEIRQEQHVDPAEAAEDDAHMGASNSALGALEAGDDESRMSKKDKNRRRRNRKKKSKCKRAQEKKEKGNGKEDGREKDEQPEVEIEYVAEEPDIYDSGYIVFKRIFDAFKLTDDLKKEKEKEPEKAEKQEIGFLRKKGFELEKKDSDDSDEELRPDVPKLSKKKLRRMNRLTVAELKQLVARPDVVEMHDVTAQEPKLLVHLKATRNTVPVPRHWCFKRKYLQGKRGIEKPPFQLPEFIRRTGIQEMREALQEKEDAKTMKTKMREKVRPKMGKIDIDYQKLHDAFFKWQIKPKLTIHGDLYYEGKEFETRLKEKKPGDLSEELRIALGMPVGPNSHKVPPPWLIAMQRYGPPPSYPNLKIPGLNSPIPENCTFGYHAGGWGKPPVDEMGKPLYGDVFGTNSADFQAKAEEEEVDRTPWGELEPSDEESSEEEEEEEESDEEKPDETGFFTPADSGLITPGGFSSVPAGMETPELIELRKKKIEEAMDGNETPQLFTVLPERRTGPVGAAMMASTHIYDMSAAMAGRKAGIGDTHGVEVALGPDELELDPMAMTQKYEEHVREQQAQVEKEDFSDMVAEHAAKQKQKKRKAQPQDTRGGAKKYKEFKF comes from the exons ATGGCCTCCGACGCGCCACCGGGAGCTGAAGCTCACCAGTCCGATTTGGGGAGTGCTATCGCGGCTTTGAATTCCTGGAGCCACCCGCAGCTCCAAGCCAAGCTGGCCGAACTGGGCGCACCCGTCATTG GTCCAAGAGAAGAATTGATTGACAGACTGAAAACGTACATGATCCAG ACGGGCATCCTGTTGGTAAAACCTCATGATGACAATGGCGTGGGGCCTCAG ATGCCTCCCGGGATGGGGGGAATGCTCCACGGGCCGATGAACATGATGCCCGCCGGCATGCACATGCCCATGGAGGGCCCTGGCCTGCCGCCCCCGGGCCTGTCGCAGGACGACCAGCTGAAGATGGCGCAGCAGAGGGCGGCGATGGTGATGCAGCAGGAGGAGCACGATTCCCGGGTCATGGAGGACCAGGACCTCCTGGAGCAACAAAACAGG GCCGCCATGCTGTTGGAGCAGGAGCGGCACCAGGACATGGTCAAGATGCAGCAGGGTCCGCCGGGTAGGGCGATGGCCCCCGTCACCGCAGTCCAAC TGGCTTTGGATCCTCACGGGGGGCTGCCTCCCGGCATCGCCATGCTGGCCGCCCAGAGACATAGATTGCCGCCGCCCCCGGGGGAGGACAATAGGGAG GCCTGGCAGAGCGACGAGATCAGTATCGGGGGCCCGAAGATCCCTCAGGCCCTGGAGAAGATCCTGCAGCTGAAGGAGATCCGACAGGAGCAGCACGTGGACCCCGCAG AAGCAGCAGAAGACGACGCGCATATGGGCGCCAGCAACTCTGCGCTCGGAGCGCTGGAGGCGGGAGACGACGAAAGCCGCATGTCCAAGAAGGAC AAGAACCGCCGGCGCAGGAACCGCAAGAAGAAGAGCAAGTGCAAGCGCGCTcaggagaagaaggagaagggCAACGGAAAGGAGGACGGCAGGGAGAAGGACGAGCAGCCCGAAGTGGAGATCGAGTATGTCGCAGAGGAGCCGGACATCTATGACTCCGGCTACATCGTCTTCAAGCGCATCTTTGACGCATTCAAG CTCACTGACGATCTGAAGaaagagaaggagaaggagccaGAAAAGGCGGAAAAGCAGGAAATCGGCTTTCTCAGGAAGAAAGGCTTcgaattggagaagaaagacaGCGACGACAGTGACGAG GAACTCCGCCCAGATGTTCCCAAGTTGTCAAAGAAGAAGTTGAGGAGGATGAATCGTCTCACTGTGGCCGAGCTCAAGCAG CTGGTAGCCCGTCCGGACGTGGTGGAGATGCACGACGTGACGGCGCAGGAGCCCAAACTGCTGGTGCACCTCAAGGCCACCCGGAACACGGTGCCGGTTCCTCGCCACTGGTGCTTCAAGCGCAAGTACCTTCAGGGCAAGAGGGGCATTGAGAAGCCACCCTTCCAGCTCCCGGAATTCATCAGGAGGACTGGCATCCAGGAGATGAGGGAGGCCCTGCAGGAGAAG GAGGACGCCAAAACCATGAAAACCAAAATGAGGGAGAAAGTTCGTCCCAAGATGGGAAAGATCGATATCGACTACCAGAAACTTCACGACGCCTTCTTCAAGTGGCAGATCAAACCCAAGCTGACCATCCACGGCGACCTTTACTATGAG GGTAAAGAGTTCGAGACCCGTCTGAAGGAGAAGAAGCCGGGCGACCTTTCCGAGGAGCTGCGCATCGCGCTGGGAATGCCGGTCGGCCCT AACTCGCACAAGGTTCCTCCCCCCTGGCTGATCGCCATGCAGAGGTATGGCCCCCCTCCGTCCTACCCCAACCTCAAAATCCCCGGACTCAACTCGCCCATCCCAGAG AACTGCACCTTTGGTTACCACGCCGGCGGCTGGGGGAAGCCCCCCGTGGACGAGATGGGCAAACCGCTTTACGGCGACGTGTTTGGGACCAACTCGGCGGACTTCCAG GCCAAAGCGGAGGAGGAAGAAGTGGACCGCACCCCGTGGGGCGAGCTCGAGCCGTCTGATGAGGAGTCGtccgaggaagaggaggaggaggaggagagcgaTGAGGAGAAACCGGACGAGACTGGATTCTTCACACCAGCGGACAG CGGGCTGATCACACCCGGAGGCTTCTCGTCCGTCCCCGCCGGCATGGAGACGCCTGAACTCATCGAgctgaggaagaagaagatcgAGGAGGCAATGGACGG CAACGAGACGCCTCAGTTGTTTACCGTCCTTCCCGAGAGACGAACGGGCCCGGTGGGCGCCGCCATGATGGCCTCCACGCACATCTACGACATGTCAGCG GCCATGGCGGGGCGCAAGGCCGGCATCGGGGATACGCACGGCGTGGAGGTGGCGCTCGGACCCGACGAGTTGGAGCTCGACCCGATGGCCATGACTCAGAAGTACGAGGAACATGTGCGTGAGCAGCAGGCGCAGGTGGAGAAGGAGGACTTTAGCGACATGGTGGCCGAGCACGCCGCCAAACAGAAG CAAAAGAAGAGGAAGGCTCAACCGCAGGACACGCGAGGCGGTGCCAAGAAGTACAAAGAGTTCAAATTCtaa
- the LOC133397623 gene encoding LOW QUALITY PROTEIN: coiled-coil domain-containing protein 171-like (The sequence of the model RefSeq protein was modified relative to this genomic sequence to represent the inferred CDS: deleted 1 base in 1 codon), translating to MQDQAKEQRGAPPQAVPRATTMLNAGTTPSSTELGTPQQPRGHTGNAERGRGEQVDGKLTGRMRIQRLEKEKLAMTSTHNQQLCALDAELARLRSSVERGEAQRAELQYRVAVGRRDAQRACESNEALAEQSAALQKVLDMTRQARQEERLALQQEVDERDALVEGLTSESERLHRLLLHQEEALEEVQRRMVALQKERDKEVQGRKSLEANVEAERAAHLEFKHKCEVAQAALARERRGQREAQYNLELLRGALGDVERAYQEERESRQGTEKALQRLQTEYEQYKCDVSVALETEKRNTAELAEKLEEEKRQHGNTHLLVEQVQDRQVHCGKLLEEIREALQQRAHKGAKDDGKRSLPADVMQLLHLRLRKQEVAEQQVQDLLLACERLDEEKQTLKHLTAHQEQRLQEVRQLSLKLQERVSRLQEESRDWAVHNEKLQDESKTHLSFLHCISQRLLAGSVVAEPQITAGTLSRSDLCDLISELVEQLTSDLQEANNKVARLQAACEEKSGRVRQLQRHHKLMLAHAREGRRRRAEAWNSRHTRTVTQLRDLLSLSRRKSACFLSACALLAGTTAHAQRRLRSLAEQKHLLASRSAAREDLEEELRRLADALGGDEGGRSEGGGRSPARRRWGKYVCVVSALRRWRDVARRSTELFRLETGGAGVVVCVATATLMGEDVVEGRDALCARWLRSKRLRSAILNCMADLPPPGSSPPRVRSAARSGLARLLDQIVGQSESAPEILHEMIPQTPPPDDSKALVSRLRHHFLLLSQRLHSAEVERRSLRLQVANLRRTESRGEDPRRTVPAKHFHSVCTNLRQALSGEQEARAMLREQSTQRDSLQLRLDAYAGERARAHRALGRTAEALAEARRRLTGKERSLRILGKHLSRVDKERRRLRHVEDANRRQERLIGNGEAAEEVAVGPASGALKGAARK from the exons ATGCAGGACCAGGCAAAGGAGCAAAGGGGAGCGCCCCCCCAGGCGGTACCGAGAGCGACGACGATGCTGAACGCTGGCACGACACCGAG CAGTACCGAGCTGGGCACCCCCCAGCAGCCGAGGGGGCACACGGGCAATGCGgagcgaggaagaggagagcaAGTCGACGGCAAGCTGACGGGAAGGATGAGGATCCAACGCCTGGAGAAGGAAAAGCTGGCGATGACGTCCACACACAACCAGCAG CTGTGCGCGTTGGACGCAGAGCTCGCCCGGCTCAGGTCCTCCGTGGAGCGCGGGGAAGCTCAGAGGGCAGAACTGCAGTACCGGGTGGCCGTCGGCCGCAGAGACGCCCAGCGAGCGTGCGAGAGCAACGAGGCGCTCGCGG agcaATCTGCAGCACTGCAGAAGGTTCTGGACATGACTCGGCAAGCCCGACAGGAGGAGCGGCTCGCCTTGCAGCAGGAAGTGGACGAGCGCGACGCGCTGGTTGAAGGCTTGACGTCAGAGAGCGAACGACTGCACCGACTCCTGCTG CACCAGGAGGAGGCGCTGGAAGAGGTGCAGAGAAGGATGGTGGCTCTGCAAAAGGAGCGGGATAAGGAGGTGCAG GGCCGCAAATCTCTGGAGGCCAACGTGGAGGCTGAGCGAGCTGCTCACCTGGAGTTCAAGCACAAGTGTGAGGTCGCACAG GCGGCGCTGGCACGGGAGCGCCGTGGCCAGCGGGAGGCGCAATACAACCTGGAGCTGCTGCGAGGAGCGCTTGGAGATGTGGAGCGAGCTTAccaggaggagagagagagcagacagGGCACTGAGAAAGCTCTGCAGCG cTTGCAGACGGAGTACGAGCAGTACAAGTGTGACGTGAGCGTTGCCTTGGAGACGGAGAAGAGGAACACCGCTGAGCTGGCTGAgaagctggaggaggagaaaaggCAGCATGGCAACACACACCTGCTTGTGGAACAG GTGCAGGATAGACAGGTGCATTGTGGGAAACTCCTGGAAGAGATCAGGGAGGCTCTCCAGCAGCGCGCACACAAAG GTGCAAAGGATGATGGGAAACGGAGTCTTCCTGCTGATGTGATGCAGTTGCTCCATTTGAGGCtcaggaaacaggaagtagctGAGCAGCAG GTCCAGGATCTGCTGTTGGCGTGCGAGAGACTGGACGAGGAGAAGCAAACGCTCAAACACCTGACTGCGCATCAGGAGCAACGTCTGCAA GAGGTTCGCCAGCTGTCACTCAAGCTGCAGGAGCGAGTGTCCCGCCTGCAAGAGGAGAGCCGCGATTGGGCCGTGCACAATGAAAAGCTTCAGGACGAGTCTAAG ACGCACCTGTCCTTCCTGCACTGCATCTCTCAGCGCCTGCTGGCGGGCAGCGTGGTAGCAGAACCGCAAATCACGGCGGGTACTTTGAGCCGGTCAGACTTGTGTGACCTCATCAGTGAGCTGGTGGAGCAGCTGACCTCTGACCTCCAGGAAGCCAACAACAAG GTGGCGCGTTTGCAGGCGGCGTGCGAGGAGAAGAGCGGGCGCGTGCGCCAGCTGCAGCGGCATCACAAGCTCATGTTGGCGCACGCGCGGGagggcaggaggaggagggcggagGCCTGGAACAGCCGACACACGCGCACCGTCACTCAGCTGCGG GACCTCCTCTCGCTGAGTCGCAGAAAGTCAGCCTGCTTCCTGTCGGCGTGCGCGCTCCTCGCTGGCACAACGGCGCACGCCCAGCGCCGCCTGCGCAGCCTCGCCGAGCAAAAACATCTCCTGGCCTCTCGCTCGGCGGCGAGGGAGGACCTGGAGGAGGAGCTGCGGCGGTTGGCCGACGCGCTGGGCGGAGAC GAAGGCGGCCGGTCGGAAGGCGGGGGGAGGAGCCCGGCGAGGAGGCGATGGGGGAAGTACGTGTGCGTGGTGTCGGCGCTGAGGCGGTGGCGCGACGTCGCGAGGCGGAGCACGGAGTTGTTCCGGCTGGAGACGGGAGGCGCGGGTGTAGTGGTGTGTGTCGCTACGGCAACGCTGATGGGGGAAGATGTCGTCGAAGGTCGTGACGCTTTGTGCGCTCGCTGGCTTCGCTCCAAACGTCTCCGCTCCGCCATCTTGAACTGCATGGCCGACCTGCCTCCTCCCGGCTCCTCCCCTCCGCGCGTGAGGTCGGCTGCGCGGTCCGGATTGGCCCGCCTCCTGGATCAGATTGTCGGCCAATCGGAATCCGCTCCCGAAATCCTGCACGAGATGATCCCGCAGACTCCGCCCCCCGACGACTCGAAG GCGCTGGTGTCCCGCCTCCGACACCACTTCCTGCTCCTCAGCCAACGGTTGCACTCGGCCGAAGTGGAGAGGCGGAGCCTGAGGCTGCAGGTGGCCAATCTGAGAAGGACCGAGTCCCGCGGGGAGGACCCACGCAGGACA gTCCCAGCAAAGCACTTCCACAGCGTGTGCACAAACCTCCGCCAAGCACTCAGCGGGGAACAGGAAGCTCGCGCCATGCTTCGGGAGCAATCGACGCAGCGCGACTCTCTGCAGCTGCGACTCGACGCGTACGCCGGCGAGCGGGCACGGGCCCACCGTGCGCTCGGCCGCACGGCCGAG GCGCTGGCGGAGGCTCGACGGCGTCTAACAGGAAAGGAGCGCTCGCTGAGGATTCTGGGCAAGCACCTGTCGCGTGTGGACAAAGAGAGGCGGCGACTGCGACATGTTGAGGACGCCAACAG GCGCCAGGAACGCTTGATCGGGAACGGGGAGGCGGCGGAGGAAGTGGCCGTCGGTCCCGCTTCTGGTGCTTTGAAAGGAGCTGCCAGGAAGTGA